The segment CTGCTGTCTAGGTCAATAATTTCGTAGTTGCCATCGGGCTGGCGCTCCAGACGCGCGTGCCGACCCGAAACCACGGACTCCTCAATGACAATGTCGCAGGCGGGATGCCGTCCCAGTAGGATGCGCTCTGCCACCAGCGGCACCTTGCGCGTTCCCTGGGGGGTTGTGATCTCCAAGAGGGCTAGACCGGTCGAAGCAAGACTGTCAGGCGAAGACGGCATGGGCGTCACGCAAGCTGCAAAAAGGGTTCAAGTTCTCCCCCGCACTGCTACCTAAGGTACACCATCAGCTCAGTGTGCGCAAAGCCCCTTCAGTCGCCCCGCGCCGCTGCGGCCACGACCGCCACCGCATCCTGGGCCAGGGTTGCCAGGAAAGGTTCAGCCTCAGGGCCATCCAGCCGGTGCAACGCCTGAGCTACCCGCAAGCGCACTTGCCAGTCAGCGTGATGCACCAAAGCGCCCAACTCCGGCACTGCGCGCGTATCCCCCAAATCCGCCAGCGCCCCAATCGCCGCCAACTGGAGTAACGCGTTCTCCGAAGCCAACGCCTCGAGAAGGAGCGGGTAAGCCCGCGCATCACCCAAAACGCCCAACCCAGCGACGACGCTGAATTTCACCAGCCACTCCGGACTTTCGCGATAAGCCCGCTCCAAATCCTCATAGGCTT is part of the Gloeomargarita sp. SKYB120 genome and harbors:
- a CDS encoding HEAT repeat domain-containing protein yields the protein MSAPEHVRALLQDADWGRRLQGVEQCRHLPPTVAMTLLKEAITDRNARVRYAAVSQLGNMSGLSLEQKQELLPLLRERLYGDTEPDVQAAAADALAGLGLPEAYEDLERAYRESPEWLVKFSVVAGLGVLGDARAYPLLLEALASENALLQLAAIGALADLGDTRAVPELGALVHHADWQVRLRVAQALHRLDGPEAEPFLATLAQDAVAVVAAAARGD